The following are from one region of the Pocillopora verrucosa isolate sample1 chromosome 3, ASM3666991v2, whole genome shotgun sequence genome:
- the LOC136279588 gene encoding uncharacterized protein: MNLQQLIKNPTRITVTTKSLLNIILISCPQSVHSSGVINYYISDHLPVFVELKVKAPKPLPHYITARSYKNYEPGAFTADLANQSDQLLSIFSCGDVDTKLNTLNDVVGSTLDLHAPIRTTGICHRPCPFVSRGIKKLMKTRDLLCRNFFQSCDPSDWSKYKESRDTIKEILKETEQNYTFLEVQQN; encoded by the coding sequence ATGAATCTTCAACAACTCATTAAGAATCCAACAAGGATTACAGTTACAACTAAGTCCTTGCTCAATATTATTTTGATATCCTGCCCTCAGTCAGTACATAGTAGCGGCGTTATCAACTACTACATCAGTGATCACCTGCCAGTTTTTGTAGAGCTTAAGGTGAAAGCACCCAAGCCTTTGCCCCACTACATAACAGCACGTAGTTATAAGAACTATGAGCCGGGCGCATTTACTGCTGATCTTGCTAACCAATCAGACCAGCTCTTGTCCATCTTTAGCTGCGGTGATGTGGATACCAAACTTAACACTCTCAATGATGTTGTTGGAAGCACGTTGGACTTGCATGCTCCCATCAGAACAACCGGGATTTGCCATCGCCCTTGTCCATTTGTATCAAGAGGCATTAAAAAACTCATGAAAACAAGAGACCTACTTTGccgcaatttttttcagtcttgcGACCCCTCAGATTGGAGTAAATATAAAGAATCCAGGGATACCATCAAAGAAATACTGAAAGAAACAGAGCAGAATTATACTTTTCTTGAAGTTCAACAAAACTAG